In one Saccharibacillus brassicae genomic region, the following are encoded:
- a CDS encoding YfiT family bacillithiol transferase codes for MNEHAANESELEALRYPIGRPAQLEAFEDDQLEAWIEDIRRLPDRLEAAIEGLSEAQLDTPYRPGGWTARQVVHHLADSHMNAYVRLKLALTEDKPTIKPYDENVWAEQPDAGSLAVGASLLILRGLHTRWAFLLESLTPEQLRRSFYHPESGTWTLLGVQTEHYAWHGKHHASQIASLVERSGWR; via the coding sequence GTGAACGAACATGCCGCAAACGAAAGTGAACTCGAAGCTCTGCGTTATCCGATCGGCAGGCCCGCGCAGCTCGAAGCGTTCGAAGACGATCAGCTCGAAGCGTGGATCGAAGACATCCGGCGCCTGCCGGACCGCCTCGAAGCGGCGATCGAAGGGCTGAGCGAAGCGCAGCTCGATACCCCGTACCGCCCGGGCGGGTGGACCGCCAGGCAGGTCGTGCACCATCTGGCGGACAGCCATATGAACGCCTACGTGCGGCTCAAGCTTGCGCTGACCGAAGACAAGCCGACGATCAAGCCGTACGACGAGAACGTCTGGGCGGAGCAGCCGGATGCCGGCAGCCTTGCCGTTGGCGCGTCGCTGCTGATTCTGCGCGGCCTGCATACGCGCTGGGCGTTCCTGCTGGAATCGCTGACGCCCGAGCAGCTGCGCCGCAGCTTCTACCATCCGGAATCCGGAACATGGACGCTGCTCGGCGTGCAGACGGAGCATTACGCCTGGCACGGCAAGCATCACGCGTCCCAGATCGCTTCGCTCGTGGAGCGTTCGGGCTGGCGCTAA
- a CDS encoding S8 family peptidase gives MMSLRTNQAGLAKLRASDSIQSIELDRTYSGMPQSSASLSNDASAAPSAASSASKIKQGAWGYDAIDTSKAQLAGYTGKGVKIAVLDTGISNESGIQIAGGTSTIDGTPSYADDNGHGTFVAGIIGAKSKAYKGIAPDASLYAVKVMDKDGNGSTESLAQGLDWAIRQHMDVINLSLSFPQQSGAVQELLKKAADQGITVIVAAGNSGNADGSGDTIAFPAKSPEAITIAAVDSQLRRADFSGTGDKVELAAPGVGIISTSVSGKYKLGEGTSAAAPFVSGMVAVLKQAHPELGADQIRTALQQSAQDLGAPGRDTQYGFGLISFDRLLGKGSVIASAPAPAAASVSDASMGTMAASDKMMASKKQNGNSNSKSGDTGTFR, from the coding sequence ATGATGTCGCTGCGCACGAACCAGGCCGGCCTGGCCAAACTTCGCGCCAGCGATTCCATCCAATCGATCGAGCTGGACCGAACATACAGCGGCATGCCTCAGAGCAGCGCATCCTTGTCGAATGACGCTTCCGCCGCTCCGTCTGCCGCTTCTTCGGCCTCCAAAATCAAGCAGGGTGCCTGGGGCTACGACGCAATCGACACTTCCAAAGCGCAGCTCGCCGGCTACACCGGCAAAGGCGTCAAGATCGCCGTTCTCGACACCGGCATCTCGAACGAATCCGGCATCCAAATCGCGGGCGGCACGTCCACGATCGACGGTACGCCTTCGTACGCGGACGACAACGGACACGGAACGTTCGTCGCCGGCATCATCGGAGCGAAAAGCAAAGCGTACAAAGGCATCGCGCCGGACGCTTCCCTGTACGCGGTCAAAGTAATGGACAAAGACGGCAACGGTTCGACCGAATCGTTGGCGCAGGGACTGGACTGGGCGATTCGCCAGCATATGGACGTCATCAATCTGTCGCTCTCTTTCCCGCAGCAATCGGGCGCCGTGCAGGAACTGCTCAAAAAAGCGGCCGATCAGGGCATCACCGTTATCGTAGCCGCGGGCAACTCCGGCAACGCCGACGGCAGCGGCGACACGATCGCTTTCCCGGCCAAATCGCCGGAAGCGATCACGATCGCGGCGGTCGACTCGCAGCTGCGCCGCGCCGACTTCTCCGGCACGGGCGACAAAGTCGAACTGGCCGCTCCCGGCGTCGGCATCATCAGCACCAGCGTATCGGGCAAATACAAACTCGGCGAAGGCACTTCCGCAGCCGCTCCTTTTGTCAGCGGCATGGTCGCCGTGCTCAAGCAGGCCCATCCCGAGCTCGGCGCGGACCAGATCCGCACGGCTTTGCAGCAGAGCGCGCAGGATCTCGGCGCACCGGGCCGCGATACGCAGTACGGCTTCGGCCTGATCTCGTTCGACCGCCTGCTGGGCAAAGGCTCCGTGATCGCTTCGGCTCCGGCGCCTGCCGCTGCGTCGGTATCGGACGCTTCCATGGGCACGATGGCCGCTTCCGACAAGATGATGGCTTCCAAAAAGCAAAACGGAAATTCCAATTCCAAATCGGGCGATACCGGCACGTTCCGTTAA
- the rpiA gene encoding ribose-5-phosphate isomerase RpiA, whose translation MNTKKLAAERAVEAIEEGMTVGLGTGSTAYFAIERLGQRVKEGLNVRAVATSKRSEEQALALGIPIVPFAEVGQIDMTIDGADEVDRNLQLIKGGGGALLREKIVAARSAKMFVVVGEDKMVDTLGAFPLPVEIVPFAHEWTLDALKALQLNPGLRMEDGEPYVTDNGNYIADCRGVSIDDPASLHAELNAIPGVVENGLFVEMAHTVVVGREDGSLDLFTRSSLPPKSVL comes from the coding sequence ATGAACACGAAGAAGTTGGCTGCCGAACGGGCGGTCGAAGCGATCGAGGAAGGCATGACGGTCGGACTCGGTACGGGGTCGACCGCGTATTTCGCGATTGAGCGGTTGGGACAGCGGGTCAAGGAAGGACTGAACGTCCGGGCGGTGGCGACGTCCAAACGCTCGGAAGAACAGGCGCTTGCGCTCGGCATTCCGATCGTGCCTTTTGCGGAAGTGGGCCAAATCGATATGACGATCGACGGTGCGGACGAAGTGGACCGGAATTTGCAGCTCATCAAAGGCGGAGGCGGCGCGCTGCTGCGCGAGAAGATCGTGGCGGCGCGCAGCGCCAAAATGTTCGTCGTCGTCGGCGAAGACAAAATGGTCGACACGCTGGGCGCTTTTCCGCTGCCGGTAGAGATCGTTCCTTTTGCGCACGAATGGACGCTCGACGCGCTGAAAGCGCTGCAGTTGAACCCCGGGCTGCGCATGGAAGACGGAGAGCCGTACGTAACGGACAACGGCAATTACATTGCGGACTGCCGAGGCGTATCGATTGACGATCCGGCTTCGCTGCACGCCGAGCTGAACGCTATCCCCGGCGTCGTGGAAAACGGCTTGTTCGTCGAGATGGCGCATACGGTCGTCGTCGGGCGCGAAGACGGCAGCCTCGATCTTTTCACCCGTTCTTCGCTGCCCCCGAAAAGCGTTTTGTAA
- a CDS encoding cobalamin B12-binding domain-containing protein produces the protein MTLQEGKTLPAEIEGLALAVTEEHYRVQPDLMERYGQAGFNKSKRDTAYTLHYLAESVQMDSPSLFVHYIGWLKQLLAGYGLTEADIRLKLELILGRVEAGERDESTDRTIRILEMGIARTAEPAEVPSFLAEDRPLGRESVEYLDALLSGDRAGAYALVDLLFERGESVRDIYAYIFQASQYEVGRLWQTQQISVADEHYCTAVTQSAMSRLYTAWIGSGHKSNSKVLVSACVGGEMHEIGLRMLTDVFEMEGWDTHYLGASVDEDELMNLILRRRADIVALSATMTFHVHLMKKLIVNLRADERSANVLILVGGLPFNVDPSLWTRIGADGYAPDAGGALLEAERMMRGRASRRRRDEGQPAVEGGHELGS, from the coding sequence ATGACGTTACAAGAAGGGAAGACGCTGCCGGCGGAAATCGAAGGACTCGCGCTTGCGGTTACGGAAGAACATTACCGGGTCCAGCCCGATCTGATGGAGCGGTACGGACAGGCGGGATTCAACAAGTCCAAGCGGGACACGGCCTATACGCTGCATTATTTGGCGGAAAGCGTGCAGATGGACAGCCCGTCGCTGTTCGTCCATTACATTGGATGGTTGAAGCAGCTGCTGGCCGGCTACGGATTGACGGAAGCCGATATCCGTCTCAAGCTGGAGCTGATTCTCGGCCGGGTCGAGGCGGGCGAACGCGACGAATCGACCGACCGGACGATCCGGATCTTGGAGATGGGCATTGCGCGCACGGCGGAGCCGGCCGAAGTGCCGTCTTTTCTCGCCGAAGACCGGCCGCTCGGACGCGAAAGCGTGGAGTATCTGGACGCGCTGCTGAGCGGGGATCGGGCCGGGGCATACGCGCTGGTCGACCTGTTGTTCGAGCGGGGAGAAAGCGTGCGGGACATTTACGCATACATTTTCCAGGCTTCGCAGTACGAAGTGGGACGGCTGTGGCAGACGCAGCAGATCAGCGTCGCCGACGAGCATTACTGCACCGCCGTGACGCAGAGCGCGATGTCGCGGCTGTATACGGCATGGATCGGGTCGGGGCACAAGTCGAATTCCAAAGTGCTCGTCTCGGCCTGCGTCGGCGGCGAGATGCACGAAATCGGGCTGCGCATGCTGACGGACGTGTTCGAGATGGAAGGGTGGGATACCCACTATCTGGGCGCGAGCGTGGACGAGGACGAGCTGATGAACCTCATTCTTCGGCGCCGGGCGGATATCGTCGCGCTGTCGGCCACGATGACGTTCCATGTGCATCTAATGAAGAAACTGATCGTGAACCTGCGGGCGGACGAGCGTTCGGCCAACGTCCTGATTTTGGTCGGCGGCCTGCCGTTCAACGTCGATCCGTCGCTTTGGACACGGATCGGCGCCGACGGGTACGCGCCGGACGCCGGCGGGGCGCTGCTCGAAGCCGAGCGGATGATGCGCGGACGCGCAAGCCGGCGCAGACGGGATGAAGGTCAGCCGGCCGTGGAAGGAGGTCACGAACTTGGAAGCTGA
- a CDS encoding ATP-binding protein, translated as MEADLQREIERLRGIVEGLNDRIVRGQLKEERILNEFSSMNNELVTLQRKLAKSNAEMEKAVREAQHANEAKNRFLAMISHEFRTPMNGILGMTELLRGSALNEEQQAWTALIDESAGELLGMVNDLLDLSKSEAGALDIEIKPFEPRTVVAHVVQLLQPKAGAKRNRIEYDIDYSVPSTLQGDPTRIRQILINLIHNANTFTEDGEIRVVVRAASGSPDRVRFEIRDTGIGISEENIVKLFKPYGQTEAGKAKEGTGLGLMICKSLVDTMEGEIGVFSRERSGSTFWFEINLPPEKELPGAGAALHAVPSFGTSGEGISVLVAEDNPINNRVIRIQLKKLGLESVDVAENGRDAVEAFRSRPYALILMDKQMPVMDGIEATLRIRELERDEMRSPIPIVALTGVSVESEREECLQAGMNDFLGKPVSIESLGSMLEKWMPRASDRAIDEAVVRELIELDEGEEPDILRSLLAVYEEETPEKLVRLEQCVRAGDCEQGLRVAHNLKSGSLSLGVHQLAKLLENVEQALRENRAQDARDVLPKLNGAYEAARAELRRHARIAPQ; from the coding sequence TTGGAAGCTGATTTGCAGCGCGAGATCGAACGCCTGCGCGGGATCGTCGAAGGTCTCAACGACCGGATCGTGCGCGGGCAGTTGAAGGAAGAACGGATTTTGAACGAATTTTCGTCGATGAACAACGAACTGGTGACGCTTCAACGGAAGCTCGCCAAAAGCAATGCGGAAATGGAAAAAGCGGTCCGCGAAGCGCAGCATGCCAACGAAGCGAAAAATCGCTTTCTGGCCATGATCAGCCATGAGTTCCGCACCCCGATGAACGGCATCCTCGGCATGACCGAGCTGCTGCGCGGCAGCGCCCTGAACGAAGAACAGCAGGCCTGGACGGCATTGATCGACGAATCGGCGGGCGAGCTGCTCGGCATGGTGAACGACCTGCTGGACCTGTCCAAAAGCGAAGCGGGCGCACTTGATATCGAAATCAAGCCGTTCGAGCCGAGAACCGTCGTCGCCCACGTGGTGCAGCTGCTTCAGCCCAAAGCGGGCGCGAAGCGCAACCGGATCGAATACGACATCGATTATTCCGTGCCGTCGACGCTTCAGGGCGATCCGACGCGCATTCGCCAAATTCTGATCAATTTGATCCACAACGCGAACACGTTTACCGAAGACGGCGAGATCCGGGTCGTCGTGCGCGCGGCATCAGGCAGCCCGGACCGGGTCCGGTTCGAAATCCGGGACACCGGCATCGGGATCTCGGAAGAGAATATCGTCAAGCTGTTCAAGCCGTACGGGCAGACCGAAGCGGGCAAAGCCAAAGAAGGCACCGGGCTTGGCCTGATGATCTGCAAATCGCTCGTCGACACGATGGAAGGCGAGATCGGCGTGTTCAGCCGCGAACGGTCGGGTTCGACATTCTGGTTCGAAATCAACCTTCCGCCCGAAAAAGAGCTGCCTGGCGCGGGCGCCGCGCTGCATGCGGTTCCTTCGTTCGGTACGTCGGGCGAAGGGATCTCCGTTTTGGTTGCGGAAGACAATCCGATCAACAACCGCGTCATCCGGATCCAGCTCAAAAAGCTCGGGCTGGAATCGGTCGACGTGGCCGAGAACGGCAGGGACGCCGTCGAAGCTTTTCGCAGTCGTCCGTATGCGCTGATCCTCATGGACAAGCAGATGCCGGTCATGGATGGGATCGAAGCGACGCTTCGTATCCGCGAACTGGAGCGGGACGAGATGCGCAGTCCGATCCCGATCGTCGCGCTGACCGGCGTTTCGGTCGAAAGCGAACGCGAAGAATGCCTGCAGGCCGGCATGAACGATTTTCTCGGCAAGCCGGTCAGCATCGAATCGCTCGGGTCCATGTTGGAAAAATGGATGCCGCGCGCGTCCGACCGGGCGATCGACGAAGCGGTCGTGCGCGAGCTGATCGAACTGGACGAAGGCGAAGAACCGGACATTTTGCGTTCTCTGCTGGCTGTCTATGAAGAAGAGACGCCGGAGAAGCTTGTGCGGCTCGAACAATGCGTCCGCGCGGGCGACTGCGAGCAGGGGCTGCGGGTCGCGCACAATTTGAAGTCCGGCAGTCTGAGCCTCGGCGTTCACCAGTTGGCGAAACTGCTGGAGAACGTCGAACAGGCGCTGCGCGAGAACCGGGCGCAGGATGCGAGAGACGTGCTGCCGAAGTTGAACGGCGCGTACGAGGCGGCCCGCGCGGAACTGCGCCGGCATGCCCGGATCGCGCCGCAATAG
- a CDS encoding GNAT family N-acetyltransferase, whose protein sequence is MLQSVKEQARNEKVAALLELSVFPDPEQVERAIAFYEENEQSELLAYLEKGEMLGVVGFEPSGDREITVKHIAVDPGSRGLGYGRGMLLELMVREKPERVVAETDEEVVDFYRSIGFSVLSLGFTDSGLERFRCVYEVEEEEQE, encoded by the coding sequence ATGCTGCAATCCGTCAAAGAACAGGCGCGGAACGAAAAAGTCGCCGCCCTGCTGGAATTATCCGTTTTTCCCGATCCGGAACAGGTGGAACGGGCGATCGCTTTTTATGAAGAGAACGAACAATCCGAGCTGCTGGCCTATCTGGAAAAAGGCGAGATGCTCGGCGTCGTCGGCTTCGAGCCGAGCGGCGACCGCGAGATCACGGTGAAGCATATCGCTGTCGATCCGGGCAGCCGCGGCCTCGGTTACGGTCGGGGGATGCTGCTGGAGTTGATGGTGCGGGAGAAGCCCGAACGCGTCGTGGCGGAAACGGACGAAGAAGTGGTCGACTTTTACCGCAGTATCGGCTTTTCCGTCCTGAGCCTCGGCTTTACGGATTCGGGCCTGGAACGCTTCCGCTGCGTGTACGAGGTCGAAGAGGAAGAGCAGGAATAA
- a CDS encoding MarR family winged helix-turn-helix transcriptional regulator, producing MDEQTSAHGQLPPEDAKKLINRFLDSWLAIEREMGTVMRRQMQEELTNDQYYLLQHIMQRGPRTSSELAETFKVVKSSITAIVTRLVDRGLIERTRSESDRREVYLSLTERGQRIAEQVEQRVSESVGGYLSHFEQQEIEMVMAAFEKLAGLVIEDGGREKK from the coding sequence ATGGATGAACAGACTTCCGCACACGGCCAACTGCCGCCCGAAGACGCCAAAAAACTCATCAACCGGTTTCTCGATTCGTGGCTCGCGATCGAGCGGGAGATGGGAACGGTGATGCGCCGGCAGATGCAGGAAGAGCTGACGAACGACCAGTATTACCTGCTTCAGCACATCATGCAGCGCGGTCCGCGCACGTCCTCGGAGCTTGCGGAGACGTTCAAGGTAGTCAAAAGTTCGATCACCGCGATCGTGACCCGGCTGGTGGACCGCGGCTTGATCGAGCGTACGCGCAGCGAATCCGATCGGCGGGAAGTGTATCTGTCGCTGACCGAACGCGGGCAGCGGATCGCCGAGCAGGTCGAGCAGCGGGTGTCCGAATCGGTCGGCGGGTATTTGAGCCATTTTGAACAACAAGAAATCGAGATGGTCATGGCGGCTTTCGAGAAGCTGGCCGGCCTGGTCATCGAAGACGGAGGCAGAGAGAAAAAATGA
- a CDS encoding MMPL family transporter: MRTLLKARWLVLLIWIAAAVGLFLSAPSMSDLVREKGGISVPDGYTSTEASAILRDLAAQEGGAEGTTIALVFHNPDGLTAAEKKQAEEAVTAIEKNKADLHVTSILSPFEQKELEEQMVSANGQTILVSLTAEVAEGEAADVQSGLEETLAPYKVAHYLTGQSLINEDTVRSSEEGLKKSEYITVVFILLILVLVFRSVVAPFVPLLTVGLSYIVSQSIVSFLVDRFDFPLSNFTQIFMVAVMFGIGTDYCILLISRFKEEMGRTDNKWDAIVETYRTAGRTVIVSGLAVLVGFAAIGLSQFMLYRSAVAVAVGIAVMLLAMLTIVPFFMAVLGQKLFWPSRKAIGHSENRLWGWAGRFSMKRPWAAMLIVLAVTLPFLLTYSGKLSFNSLEEIPGNYESVQGFNIIADSFGAGQAMPAKIVIRNDQAMDNAEYVAIAERISREVLKVDGVDSVRSASRPTGEAITDFSVADQAGTLKEGLGEAGDGLTEIQTGLSDASKQLSDNAPQIREAASGADDLVSGTEELKTGVTQLGDGLSQIETGIRSGASGAGDVQAGLAQLQASARQLADAHAQLLSGYQQVGTGLTALDGGMSRIGQQLSALSGALTGVQGRFGSLEQKFPALLQDKDYLTIRGTVTQTGQGTAALADAFGQVQGQVSQIAAGIGEANQGYAQAIDGQNQLAGGFDQLIAGIEQLQSGLNQAADGQGEIVGQVPSITGGLDQLQEGQTQLGQGFLDLSKQLTELTDGLDQSVDGLKQVGDGLGSAEDYLTQLQDNSDSELGGWFIPQEALENEDFQQVFDNYMSKDRKIMTLDVVLNDNPYSTEALAKVDDIRAAVDRGTRDTELEQADVAISGVTSTFADLQTVSNADYSRTVYLMMGGILIILILLLRSIIMPLYLMLSLFVTYYAALGVTEAIFVNLLGYSGITWTTPFFGFVMLIALGVDYSIFLMDRFNEHRDLDPKEAIVHAMRNMGTVILSAVLILSGTFASMIPSGVLSMMQIATVVLAGLVIYALFMLPFFVPVMVKTFGKANWWPFRMKEDGER, translated from the coding sequence ATGAGAACCCTACTGAAAGCCCGATGGCTGGTGCTGCTGATCTGGATCGCGGCGGCGGTCGGGCTGTTCCTGAGCGCGCCGTCGATGTCGGACCTCGTCCGGGAAAAAGGCGGAATTTCCGTGCCGGACGGATACACGTCGACGGAAGCGTCGGCTATTCTTCGGGATCTGGCCGCGCAGGAAGGCGGAGCGGAAGGCACGACGATCGCGCTCGTGTTCCACAATCCCGACGGATTGACCGCCGCGGAGAAGAAGCAGGCCGAAGAAGCCGTAACCGCAATCGAGAAAAACAAGGCGGACCTGCACGTCACGTCGATTCTCAGTCCGTTCGAACAGAAGGAACTCGAAGAGCAGATGGTGTCGGCCAACGGACAGACCATCCTCGTCTCGCTGACCGCCGAAGTGGCGGAAGGCGAAGCGGCCGACGTGCAGAGCGGGCTCGAAGAGACGCTCGCTCCGTACAAAGTCGCGCATTATTTGACCGGCCAATCGCTGATCAACGAAGATACGGTGCGCAGCTCGGAAGAAGGCTTGAAGAAATCGGAGTACATTACCGTCGTCTTCATCCTGCTCATTCTGGTGCTTGTCTTCCGTTCGGTCGTTGCGCCGTTCGTGCCGCTGCTGACCGTGGGACTGAGTTATATCGTCTCGCAGAGCATCGTCTCGTTCCTCGTCGACCGGTTCGATTTTCCGCTGTCGAACTTCACGCAGATCTTCATGGTCGCGGTCATGTTCGGGATCGGGACGGACTACTGTATCCTGCTGATCAGCCGGTTCAAGGAAGAAATGGGCCGCACCGACAACAAATGGGACGCGATCGTCGAGACGTACCGGACCGCGGGACGCACCGTCATCGTGTCGGGCCTTGCGGTGCTGGTCGGCTTCGCGGCGATCGGCCTGTCGCAGTTCATGCTGTACCGGTCGGCTGTAGCGGTCGCCGTCGGCATCGCGGTCATGCTGCTGGCGATGCTGACGATCGTGCCGTTCTTCATGGCGGTGCTCGGGCAAAAGCTGTTCTGGCCTTCGCGCAAAGCGATCGGCCATAGCGAAAACCGGCTGTGGGGCTGGGCCGGCCGCTTCTCGATGAAGCGGCCGTGGGCGGCGATGCTGATCGTGCTGGCCGTCACGCTGCCGTTCCTGCTGACGTACAGCGGCAAGCTGTCGTTCAACAGCCTGGAAGAAATCCCGGGCAACTACGAATCGGTGCAGGGCTTCAATATTATTGCCGACAGCTTCGGCGCGGGCCAGGCGATGCCGGCCAAGATCGTGATCCGCAACGATCAGGCGATGGACAACGCCGAATACGTCGCGATCGCCGAGCGGATCAGCCGCGAAGTGCTGAAAGTGGACGGCGTCGACAGCGTGCGCAGCGCAAGCCGTCCGACCGGCGAAGCGATTACGGACTTCAGCGTGGCCGATCAGGCCGGAACGCTCAAGGAAGGACTCGGCGAAGCGGGCGACGGCCTGACGGAGATTCAGACCGGCCTGTCCGACGCGAGCAAGCAGCTGAGCGACAATGCGCCGCAGATCCGGGAAGCGGCGAGCGGAGCCGACGACCTCGTCAGCGGCACCGAGGAGCTCAAGACCGGCGTAACGCAGCTCGGCGACGGGCTGTCGCAGATCGAGACCGGTATTCGCTCCGGCGCTTCCGGCGCGGGCGACGTGCAGGCAGGTCTTGCGCAGCTGCAAGCCAGCGCCCGGCAGTTGGCCGACGCGCACGCCCAACTGCTGAGCGGCTATCAGCAGGTCGGCACGGGATTGACCGCGCTTGACGGCGGCATGTCCCGGATCGGACAGCAGCTAAGCGCCCTGTCCGGCGCCCTGACGGGCGTGCAGGGACGCTTCGGCAGTCTGGAACAGAAGTTCCCGGCGCTGCTCCAGGACAAAGATTACTTGACGATCCGCGGGACGGTCACGCAGACCGGTCAAGGAACGGCGGCTTTGGCCGACGCGTTCGGCCAGGTGCAGGGGCAGGTGTCCCAGATCGCCGCCGGCATCGGCGAAGCGAACCAGGGCTACGCCCAGGCGATCGACGGCCAGAATCAACTGGCGGGCGGTTTCGATCAGCTGATCGCGGGCATCGAGCAGCTGCAAAGCGGCCTCAACCAGGCCGCCGACGGTCAGGGAGAGATCGTCGGGCAGGTCCCGTCGATTACCGGCGGGCTGGATCAGCTGCAAGAAGGCCAAACGCAGCTCGGCCAGGGCTTCCTCGACTTGTCCAAGCAGCTCACCGAGCTGACGGACGGGCTTGACCAGAGCGTCGACGGCCTCAAGCAGGTCGGAGACGGACTCGGTTCGGCGGAAGACTATCTGACGCAGCTGCAGGATAACTCGGATTCCGAGCTCGGCGGCTGGTTCATTCCGCAGGAAGCGCTGGAGAACGAAGATTTCCAGCAGGTGTTCGACAACTACATGTCGAAAGACCGCAAGATCATGACGCTTGACGTCGTGCTGAATGACAATCCGTACAGCACCGAAGCACTCGCCAAAGTGGACGATATCCGCGCGGCGGTCGATCGCGGCACGCGCGATACCGAGCTCGAACAAGCCGACGTGGCGATCAGCGGCGTGACCAGCACGTTTGCCGACCTGCAAACGGTATCCAACGCGGACTACAGCCGCACCGTTTACCTCATGATGGGCGGCATTCTGATCATCCTGATCCTGCTGCTGCGCTCGATCATCATGCCGCTGTACCTGATGCTGTCGCTGTTCGTCACGTATTATGCCGCTCTCGGCGTTACGGAAGCGATCTTCGTGAACCTGCTCGGCTACTCGGGCATCACGTGGACGACGCCGTTCTTCGGCTTCGTCATGCTGATCGCGCTCGGCGTCGATTACAGCATCTTCCTGATGGACCGCTTCAACGAGCATCGCGACCTCGATCCGAAGGAAGCGATCGTGCACGCCATGCGCAACATGGGCACCGTCATTTTGTCCGCGGTCCTGATCCTGAGCGGCACGTTCGCCTCGATGATTCCGTCCGGCGTCCTGTCGATGATGCAGATCGCGACCGTCGTGCTCGCCGGCCTCGTCATCTACGCCCTGTTCATGCTTCCGTTCTTCGTACCGGTGATGGTGAAGACGTTCGGCAAAGCGAATTGGTGGCCGTTTCGGATGAAGGAAGACGGAGAGAGATAA